A window from Primulina huaijiensis isolate GDHJ02 chromosome 11, ASM1229523v2, whole genome shotgun sequence encodes these proteins:
- the LOC140987873 gene encoding uncharacterized protein, translated as MVSQGFFLICMLHSLIALTCGALMMFYRDEVFVFSHGRERASKLLGSTPHDQLLIQTSDSFSGLLMFAIGFLLFMVGFVKDREFHSYFPKGCVLLHITMAIWRIYFERKVEVLGFDWLRLVVGDIVLGLSWVLFLVCSWREKYD; from the coding sequence ATGGTATCCCAAGGCTTTTTTCTTATCTGCATGCTCCATTCTTTGATTGCCTTAACTTGTGGAGCCCTTATGATGTTCTATAGAGATGAGGTTTTTGTGTTTAGTCATGGTAGGGAGCGCGCTAGTAAGCTTTTAGGCTCAACACCACATGATCAGTTGTTAATCCAGACATCGGATTCATTTTCGGGTTTGCTTATGTTTGCTATTGGATTTCTCTTGTTTATGGTGGGATTTGTGAAGGATAGGGAGTTTCATAGTTATTTCCCCAAAGGATGTGTGCTTCTACATATCACAATGGCTATATGGAGAATATACTTTGAGAGGAAAGTTGAGGTTCTTGGCTTTGATTGGCTGAGACTCGTCGTTGGTGACATTGTTTTGGGACTTTCATGGGTTTTATTTCTCGTCTGTTCATGGAGGGAGAAGTATGATTGA